In Pelodiscus sinensis isolate JC-2024 chromosome 19, ASM4963464v1, whole genome shotgun sequence, the DNA window TAAAGCAGagaggaacaaaaaaaaaaaaaaaaaaaccgaaGCCTGAAACAAGCTAAACCTCAAGCAACACAAGCCTACGGCTCTTGCCAGCACCTCTATGCTCCTGTACTTTCTTCCTGTTACCGAGGGGATCGGCACTTGCTTCGTTTATCTCCTGTGTTACGCTAATACTGTCACATGCACGAAGGGGGTGCAGCTGAACAGAGTGCCCCGCCACCGCCAGGCAACGCTCACGAGGGAGCTGCTCGGAGAGGCTGCGTGGCACGGGCCGGTGCTGCTTTCTGGGAGGGCCTTCAATACCAACGCCAGCTTTTAAACTCaggccctgctctgactccttccAAGTCTCAGCCTGATGCGCGAATACAGAGGCAGCCTTTCACCTACGTTCAGCTGGAGCCAAGTTTTAACGGCTCGGGATGATCCGcaaggcagcagagctggggttcCTTGCCGTAGAAGTCTTTGGTGTATCCCATGAGTGTGCAAAACGTAGAGCCACCAgccctctgacccccttcctcccccacacctgTGGCCTCAAAGCGTTAGCGTGGGCCGCGCCGCTGACGCCTGGCCTCAGTTATTCTCGTAGGAGGCCAGGAGAGCAGCGTCGACTGGCTCCATGCAGGAGGGACACGTGAAGGAGCGCATGAGCCAGTCATCGATGCAATCCACGTGGTAGATGTGCAGGCAGGGCAGGAATCGGATGGGGTCGCCGTACACGAAATCCAGCATGCAGATCACACACCTGTGGCCAGAAAGAGGGGATGTGCTGTTAGCtcgctggctgcaggggagacatCGGGCCTCAGTGCTTTCCtgcactccctggctgtgtctacattggcgcaatcttgcgccaaagcggccgcttttgcaaaaaaaaccatgctgcctgtccacactggtggggagttcttgcgcaaggacactgacgttctaatgtgtgaaatcagggcttcttgcgcaagaactaggatgctcccgctcaggaataagccctcttgtgcaactgttcttgcacaagaggccagtgtagacaggcaacatgaatttcttgcgcaaggaatttCTTGGGTCACGTGTGGCCCAGTGGGGTTCAATGGGTGgccgcaagacattttgtttactattgcccaggggcagggctgcccgaTTCCAAGCCCACGTAGTTCTTTTCCTACCGGTTTTATTACCCATAATTCAAGGGCACGTCAAGCGAGGCGCGTGCCGACACAGACTGTGagagctgcctgctccctctgcatccagtcatgGCGCTGCTACCATTCAAACAGACACCCCGCAAATTTTACAGGTGTTAGTAAAACTACCCTAACCCAGGAGACTGCATTTCTTACGACACTCTTGTGGCCCATGGAGAGGcagggccactcactagcctgggttgcccatcgctgctctaCTTCCCACGAGCCCTGGGAAGAGAGAAAAGCCACAAGAGCAaagtcctggccccagcttcTCATTGGCCAGGGGGCTGTTTAATGAAATAACCTGCCCCCAGGGGAAATTTGTTCCTAACCTGTCAGCGAGGTATTGACGCCCTTTAGAAGGCTGCAGCCCACGTAACCTGCCCAGGTGTGCTCTCGATAGCTCCAGGTACACCGAGGCTGGCTTTAACCCTGCTCAGCTAGCTATCCTGGGGCAGAGTTCAACAGGCTGGGACTTGTACCACACAAAAGGCATTTCCCTTTATCGGCGTTAAACAGTTTTTCCTTCAGGTCTCACTGAATGGTCTCTTGATTCTGTCTGACTAGCAGAGATAAAGAGCACCCCATATATCTTCACGCTTCTACCAtgtcccttcctccccatcctctATCCAAGCTGTACTCTTTCTGTAGCTCCCCCCATTTTCCTTGCTTATCCCTGGTCTTAGATCAGCTACATCTCTTTGGGCAGATGAACACAGCATTCAAGGTGCTGGTGAATGGATAGAATTGCCAAGTAATTTCCAGTCTCGTTTTCACGCGCCTCACCCCTTCACATGGGAGACACTCAAATGCTAGCTGACCTTTGCAACTCCAAGCTTCACAAGCACAGAGCTCTCAAGGAGGAACTGGGTTGGTTATGTACAGGAGAGGGTTGGAAGAGCATGTGAAGCAGTTTGGAAGAAGTGGAATCAGcccactggattaaaaaaaaaaaacattcgtAGAGGGCGAACtgtgtgctggctgctttagCAAAGAGGTACAAAGACAAGGACCCGGTCCTCAAAGACTTTCCGTTCTAGGCAGACATTATCCAGCCTCCTGAAATACTGCAGGCTTAGAGCTACTATGTTGGTTTTCCTCGAGGGTTGAGTGGATTTTTCTGCCAAGGCTGGAAAGTTTCCATGACAATTTTGGAGTTACTGCAAATCTAGGCAGTAAATCTGAGGACTATTTAGGGGTGGCTTGTTCCCGATTGTTGTCAACCCCAGCAGCTCAGCCTGGACTAGGAGAAGAAATGAAGGGTGTTGGAAGCAAAGGACATactctttcacttttttttctgatggtTCCGTGCCCGGATCGAAGATCCCTTTGGGCAGGTGCTGGATCAGCCCGATCCGCTGGGCAATTCGGATCTGTTCCTCTTCCGTTAGCTGTGTGGCCAGTCGGGTCTGGCTCGGCGTGGGGTGGTACACGGGGATCGGCTCATGTTCCTTCAAAACCAGAAGACAGAGCTCATTACCCTGGCAACAGGCTGACACTCCCCCCTTCTGATTTCAATAGAAAACAAACTTGCCACGATGGGATACGTCGATCTAATCCTTCCTCAGGGGACGGACTTAAACGAACCCTTCAGGTTCCTTTTGTCCCAGCATTTCTATTCTGCTATTTAAGGAGTTAATTTTGCAGTCTAACCAACTAGGAGACTTGAAGTGCCTTTATTTGTTCCGCAGTAGCATCCAGTGGGCTCAGTCCTGTACCAAGACCTCAGTGCACTGGGTGCTGTACAGTAGtaggtgtattatggtagcaGTTAGGAACCAGAGTTATGATGGCCCAGAAGCCCagtgtgctaggagctgtacatgATTTATTAGGAGTACTACGGTAGCCTCCAGCACCCCAGGAACCCATCGTGTAAgatgctgtaaaaaaaaaatcagcccctgccccagacagcTTCCAAACCAAGTGCAAGACGAGAGAGGATGGGGGACATAGATAAGGAAGCCCCAGGAAACAAAACTATCAGCAtgttgggcagctgcctggcatcAAGCTTTGTACAGGAAGAAACACTAGGCTGACCCACCCAGCTGATGCCATGGCTGTGGTAAGATCTGAGGGGCACAGCATAAAACCCTCATCCAGAAACAAACGTGCACGTGCTAATCCTGCCCCTACGCCCCAGGTGTGTAAGAGAAATCCCTCCCCTTCCAATGAcagggcaggacactgggctgataTGCTGCCCCGTCTAGTGTTTTTCTACCAAGGCAATAGGTACCTTAGGCCATCTACACGGACAGGCTTTTTCAGCAGCAAAGCTGTACTGATCTACAGGCCCCTCCCTGCCTACAGGCCTCTCCAAGGGTCCTCCTCATACTCTCCCGGCATGCCATAAGCTTGCTCGCTAGCCAATGGCACAGAGCTCTCCCTTTCGGCAGAATAAAACCAGCTCAATGAACGGCGGTAGCTAACTCAGCGGGAGAGCACGCTACGCGCCGGAGCACTTATGCTGGCAAAACTTATGTCACTTGGTGGTGGGGAGGTGCTTTTCACACCACCAAGCAATACAAGGTAAGTGATAGTGCAGACACGGCCTTAGAGTTTACATGGCTCTGCGCATTGGGCCGACTTCTTCCAACCTAACTGGGCGTTTCTACAGCACTCAGGAGACAGCTGTCGAAACGCCAAGCCCAGAGAGGAATGTTTAGGGTGGAGCTAGACTGAAATTGAGCACAGTGGAGGCTGAATATCAGGGTGGAACAGTCTTCCCAAAGGGAGACTGTGAGAAGCCTCATTGTTGGGGTGTTGCAGACTAGGACCCAAGGCCTGGGAATAGCCCATGGGGATGATCCCAAGTGGGACAAGCCAGGAGACTCTGGCTTCCAGTTTGCAGGCAGGAGATGGTCAGAAATCCCACCCGGTTTTTCTGGGCATGACAGAGCCCTgtgcccagaggcagcacctGCCAAAGGCTGGCAGGCGGAAGAGAATAAGCCTTGAATGCAGGAGTTCCTGGGAGGATCCTGGTGGCCCCTCGTGCCCAGCCACACACCCACACAGGACTGGGAGTGCTGCTGAGTGGGCCAGGTAGGAGCCATCACCCGCCCCTGCTGTGTGCTGGTACCCTTCCCAAAGGAAGCTCCCCATTGACCACCCTCAGCACCAGAGCCAGCTGCCCTGCAAGCCGCCCCGTCTGCCTCATGGGGTGCAAACACCCCAAACCCTCTACAGACTCCCTTACTGGCAAGCTTCTCAAGTGGCCaacagcacaggctccccacacACCCAGAATCTGCTCCCCATAAGCAGTAGCCCCGTcttcccagctcagccccccaacTACTCCCCTCTCCTGACAACCCACCCGCAGCATGGGCcacacctcttctccccccacccaacaTGCCTTTCCGGAACACTCGGttccccccttcccagagccaccCCACAACTGCTCCCTGAGGATCCTCCCAGTCcatggccccctcccccctcgaCAGGCCCCTCCAAGTCCCCCCCATGCTCTCCCAGCATGGCCTCCCCCTTGGGCTCCCCTTTCTCCCAGTGCCCGCCCCACAGACTCCCCCCCATGGgccaccctctgcctgccctgttccTACCTTCCTCAAACCCCATGGCCTCCagtctccccacccaccctcaaGGGCCCCCATAAACCCCACGTCCCCTCAGGACATCACCATaaaccctgtgcccccccaggctctcCATACCCCTCGGGACACCCCCATAGACACCtgcgccccccagctccctgccctcttAGGATACCCCCATAGACCTCGGGACACCCCCATAGACCCCTAcgcctcccagctccctgcccctttgGGGCACCCCCATAAGCCCCCCCAcgctccccagctccctcccctcgggacaccccccatagcccccccacgctccccagctccctcccctcgggacaccccccatagccccccacgccctccagctccctgccccctcaggacacccccatagccccccccagctccctcccctcgggacacccccatagccccccgcaccccccagctccctcccctcgggacacccccatagccccccgcgccccccagctccctcccctcgggacacccccatagccccccgcgccccccagctccctcccctcgggacacccccatagccccccgcgccccccagctccctcccctcgggacacccccatagccccccgcgccccccagctccctcccctcgggacacccccatagccccccgcgccccccagctccctcccctcgggacacccccatagccccccgcgccccccagctccctcccctcgggacacccccatagccccccgcgccccccagctccctcccctcgggacacccccatagccccccgcaccccccagctccctcccctcggGACACCCCCATAGCGCGCCCCGCCCCCATGGACCCCCCGTACCTGGTAGggcggcggcgccggggggggcggcgggtccccgggccccaggctggccccGTCCCCCGAGTCGTTGAGCAGCGACAGGTCATCGGCCGCCTGCGAGGACAGGCAGTTCCCCATCCCCGCCCGGCGGGCCCGGCTCCCCGCCGGACTCTGCCACCCCCGGCccgccgcggggggaggggcacagagcgACGCCCCCCGCCGGGCCATGGTACCGCCCTCCGCCCCTGGGCATCACGGGAAGTGGAGTCCGGGCGCCCTTGGCGGGGCCTCGCGCATGCGCGGAGGggacagccgggggagggggaagcacagagagaggctgggcaggggcagagcagggagtggctggggggggagcaggggagatagggtgtgaggctggggaaggaggcgGTATGGTGGGGGAAGAGACCTGGTGTAAAGAAGGGGAGCCCCCATGTTCCCGCAGTGCCAAATGGATGACAGCATTTTGTTTCCCGGGTGGACGTACTGACCAAATCCAGTTAGCAATTGATTTATCCCACATCTCCTTCACAATTTGGGAACATgcttccctttctcctgcctggATCATAGCCACTTGCCCCACATTTGGCTCAAACCCAGTTTGAGgcaagggttagggttagggttatgcTCGAAGAAAGCCTGGAAGGCTTCCCACTCCTTTTTCCTTGTTTGATTACAGATTCATAATCACAGATGGGGTTCAAacagagggcagagttaaggttgtctggggcagggatggtTTGCTAAGAGAGTGGGCAGTGGGTGTTTGAGAGTGGGTATGTGTGATTTATTACTTGTAGTGTGTAGAagcctg includes these proteins:
- the LOC102454181 gene encoding RING finger protein 11-like: MGNCLSSQAADDLSLLNDSGDGASLGPGDPPPPPAPPPYQEHEPIPVYHPTPSQTRLATQLTEEEQIRIAQRIGLIQHLPKGIFDPGTEPSEKKVKECVICMLDFVYGDPIRFLPCLHIYHVDCIDDWLMRSFTCPSCMEPVDAALLASYENN